From Onychostoma macrolepis isolate SWU-2019 chromosome 19, ASM1243209v1, whole genome shotgun sequence, a single genomic window includes:
- the ankib1a gene encoding ankyrin repeat and IBR domain-containing protein 1 yields the protein CGPLCGSHYNSCHGNTGTKFRKALISGDEVLACQLYESNPQFKEALEPNASYGEPYQHNTPLHYASRHAMTRLIRSFLLSKDGNPNKCNVHNETALHLLCMGPLILLSEGALQPRISRPHEDEQKRAECLQMILQWTGAKLDQGEYERANVNATDNKKSTCLHYAAAAGMKNCVELLVKKNADLFVENEDRETPCDCAEKQHHKELALSLESQMVFSQDAGAQEIEAEYAALDRREPYEGLKLQDLRRLKDMLIVETADMLQAPLFTAEALLRAHDWDREKLLEDWMSNAEDCCQRSGVQMPTPPPSGYNAWDTLPSPRTPRTTRSSVTSPDEISLSPTDGLALCGICMCSISVFEDPVDMSCGHEFCRACWEGFLNLKIQEGEAHNIFCPAYDCFQLVPVEVIESVVSREMDKRYLQFDIKAFVDNNPAIRWCPVARCERAVRLTRPGPGTSEPMSFPLLKAPAVDCGKGHLFCWECLGDAHEPCDCETWKMWLQKVSEMKPEELAGVSEAYEDAANCLWLLTNSKPCANCKSPIQKNEGCNHMQCAKCKYDFCWICLEEWKKHSSSTGGYYRCTRYEVIQQVEEQSKEMTVEAEKKHKSFQELDRFMHYYTRYKNHEHSYQLEERLLKTAKEKMEQLSKAFIGREGAPPDTTFIEDGVHELLKTRRILKCSYPYSFFLEPKSTKKEIFELMQTDLEMVTEDLAQKVNRPYLRTPRHKIISATFLVQQKRREFLASVARGVAPNDSPEAPRRSFAGGTWDWEYLGFASPEMVRNHPVRGSNAQREGNYNAGGQPQEYSDFQYRRRHRQRRRGDLLRLHSLRSNTPEPHDSNDNTLETHEGGNTQRHGISTALGSLDEDDPNILLAIQLSLQESGLALDPEPQDVLSNDASVGASGSSLPSRLDSAPHTADPPRASMSSSELLELGDSLMRLGNITSHYTPFNMSSYPDALGNAFNPSDPDCLDPSTNANLLGNIMAWFHDMNPQSIALIPSATSDASPEPPVFGEGQPAKAQDEENEVGSPEQDSLSLMKESADVLASQLLELECVDDAQPPKAEPDLEGSGGSVDLTSAVCPESSTDRDAQVTDLSLEWEEEVHLV from the exons TGTGGGCCGCTCTGCGGCTCCCACTACAACTCCTGCCATGGGAATACCGGCACCAAGTTTCGTAAAGCACTTATCAGTGGAGACGAAGTCCTGGCTTGCCAGCTTTATGAGAGCAACCCCCAATTTAAAGAGGCTCTGGAGCCCAATGCATCTTATGGGGAGCCCTATCAACACAACACACCCCTGCACTACGCCTCACGCCATGCCATGACGCGCCTCATCAG GTCTTTCCTTCTCTCCAAAGATGGCAACCCCAACAAGTGCAACGTTCACAATGAGACTGCGTTGCACCTGCTGTGCATGGGCCCGCTGATCCTGCTGAGTGAGGGGGCGCTGCAGCCGCGGATCAGCCGCCCCCATGAGGATGAACAGAAGCGGGCTGAGTGCCTCCAGATGATCCTGCAGTGGACCGGAGCCAAGCTGGACCAGGGCGAGTATGAGAGAGCCAATGTCAATGCCACCGACAACAAAAAAAGCACCTGCCTGCACTACGCGGCGGCGGCTGGCATGAAGAACTGTGTTGAG TTATTAGTGAAGAAAAATGCAGATTTGTTCGTGGAGAACGAGGACCGAGAGACGCCGTGCGACTGTGCAGAGAAACAGCATCACAAGGAGCTGGCGCTCAGTCTGGAGTCTCAGATGGTTTTTTCTCAGGATGCTGGAGCTCAGGAGATAGAAGCAGAGTATGCCGCCCTCGACCGACGAGAG CCATATGAGGGATTGAAACTGCAAGACCTGCGTCGGTTGAAAGACATGTTGATAGTGGAGACGGCGGATATGCTGCAGGCTCCTCTCTTCACGGCTGAGGCCCTGCTGCGAGCTCACG ATTGGGACAGGGAAAAACTTCTAGAAGACTGGATGTCTAATGCGGAGGACTGCTGCCAGCGCTCAGGTGTTCAGATGCCAACTCCCCCACCGAGTGGCTACAATGCTTGGGACACTCTGCCTTCTCCTAGAACCCCGAGAACAACTCGCTCCTCTGTCACCTCCCCTGATGAGATCAGCCTGTCTCCTACTGATGGCCTTGCCCTG TGTGGGATTTGCATGTGCAGCATATCTGTGTTTGAGGACCCTGTGGATATGTCGTGTGGGCACGAGTTCTGCAGGGCATGCTGGGAAGG GTTTTTGAATCTGAAGATCCAAGAAGGGGAAGCACATAACATCTTTTGCCCTGCTTACGACTGCTTCCAGCTGGTTCCTGTGGAGGTCATTGAAAGCGTTGTCTCCAGAGAGATGGATAAGCGCTACCTGCAGTTTGACATTAAG GCTTTTGTGGATAATAATCCTGCCATTCGCTGGTGCCCTGTAGCCAGATGTGAAAGAGCCGTACGACTGACTAGGCCAGGCCCTGGAACCTCTGAGCCTATGAGCTTCCCCTTGCTCAAAGCCCCCGCTGTAGACTGTGGCAAAGGCCATCTCTTCTGCTG GGAGTGTCTTGGTGATGCTCATGAACCTTGTGACTGTGAGACATGGAAGATGTGGCTGCAGAAAGTGTCTGAAATGAAGCCTGAAGAAT TAGCTGGTGTGAGTGAAGCCTATGAAGATGCTGCCAACTGCCTGTGGCTACTCACCAACTCTAAACCTTGTGCCAACTGCAAATCCCCCATCCAGAAAAATGAAGGCTGTAATCACATGCAGTGCGCGAAG TGCAAGTATGATTTCTGCTGGATTTGTCTTGAGGAATGGAAGAAACACAGCTCCTCTACCGGAGGATACTATCGCTGCACGCGCTATGAGGTCATCCAACAGGTGGAGGAACAGTCCAAGGAGATGACTGTGGAG GCAGAAAAAAAGCACAAGAGTTTTCAGGAACTTGACCGTTTTATGCATTATTATACACGATACAAGAATCATGAACACAGTTACCAG TTAGAAGAACGACTCCTGAAAACCGCCAAAGAAAAGATGGAGCAACTAAGCAAAGCTTTCATTGGAA GGGAAGGAGCCCCACCTGACACCACTTTCATTGAGGATGGTGTGCATGAGCTTCTCAAGACCCGACGCATCCTTAAGTGCTCTTATCCATATAGTTTCTTCTTGGAGCCCAAAAGcacaaagaaagaaatatttgaACTTATGCAG ACTGATTTAGAGATGGTCACCGAAGACCTTGCTCAGAAGGTGAACAGGCCTTACCTCCGCACCCCTCGCCATAAGATCATCAGTGCCACGTTTCTGGTGCAGCAGAAGAGACGTGAGTTCTTGGCCTCTGTGGCTCGAGGTGTCGCCCCAAATGATTCTCCCGAGGCTCCCCGCCGCAG ttttgctGGTGGGACGTGGGATTGGGAGTATCTTGGATTTGCTTCTCCTGAG ATGGTGAGGAATCATCCAGTACGGGGATCAAATGCACAGCGTGAGGGCAATTACAATGCAGGAGGCCAGCCGCAG GAATACTCCGATTTCCAGTACAGACGGAGACACAGGCAGAGGCGTAGAGGAGACCTTCTCAGACTGCACAGCCTCCGCAGTAACACCCCTGAACCACATGACTCCAATGACAACACTTTAG AAACACATGAGGGAGGCAATACACAAAGGCATGGGATCTCCACG GCACTTGGGTCTCTGGATGAAGATGACCCCAATATATTGTTGGCTATTCAACTGTCCCTACAGGAGTCCGGGCTGGCCTTGGACCCCGAGCCTCAGGATGTGCTCAGTAACGATGCCTCTGTAGGTGCCAGTGGTTCCTCTCTGCCCTCTAGACTGGATTCTGCGCCCCATACTGCGGATCCCCCCCGAGCTTCCATGAGCAGCTCTGAGCTTCTGGAGCTGGGAGACAGCCTTATGAGACTGGGCAACATTACCAGCCACTATACACCCTTTAACATGAGTTCCTACCCTGATGCCTTGGGTAACGCCTTCAACCCTAGTGACCCAGACTGCCTGGACCCTTCCACCAATGCCAACCTGCTTGGCAACATTATGGCCTGGTTCCACGATATGAATCCACAGAGCATTGCACTGATTCCCTCAGCCACCTCAGATGCCAGTCCCGAGCCACCCGTTTTTGGAGAGGGACAACCTGCCAAAGCCCAGGACGAGGAGAATGAGGTGGGGAGTCCTGAGCAGGATTCCCTATCGCTAATGAAAGAGAGCGCAGATGTGTTGGCATCGCAGCTTTTGGAGCTAGAATGTGTGGATGATGCACAACCTCCTAAAGCAGAGCCAGACTTGGAGGGTTCGGGCGGCAGTGTAGATCTCACTAGCGCAGTTTGTCCGGAGAGCAGTACTGATCGGGATGCGCAGGTAACCGACCTCTCCTTAGAGTGGGAGGAAGAAGTGCACCTAGTGTGA
- the gatad1 gene encoding LOW QUALITY PROTEIN: GATA zinc finger domain-containing protein 1 (The sequence of the model RefSeq protein was modified relative to this genomic sequence to represent the inferred CDS: inserted 2 bases in 1 codon; substituted 3 bases at 3 genomic stop codons) — MWRNQGEILCNTHPGNRTNSGCSGVSASSTIQQNNGQGKQSKQEIHRQSTRLRSKXAYKSXRKKVSTKGXSRRHIFKLKNVLFAPESVSTIVTHQSLLTCTSCDQGVYYQTGDFTKVIDDPYCQMRAGFVQDQYCEKSSVLTWLIPTLSSPQDRFDPSTFILGPEEDLPXKNGIVCHAPSVFNSRSCLFPTIPVRPEKGYVWTHADTC, encoded by the exons ATGTGGAGAAACCAGGGGGAAATTTTGTGTAACACTCACCCGGGTAATCGTACAAACAGTGGATGCTCCGGAGTGTCTGCTTCATCCACCATCCAGCAGAACAATGGCCAAGGAAAACAG TCCAAACAGGAAATCCACAGACAATCCACACGGTTACGTAGCAAGTAGGCCTacaaatc gagaaaaaaagtctcaaCCAAAGGATAGAGTAGACGACACATTTTCAAATTGAAAAATGTGCTTTTC GCCCCAGAGTCTGTGTCAACAATTGTCACACATCAGAGTCTGT TAACCTGCACTTCTTGTGATCAGGGTGTCTATTATCAAACAGGAGACTTCACTAAAGTAATAGATGACCCATact GCCAGATGCGGGCCGGTTTTGTCCAGGACCAGTACTGTGAGAAAAGCTCTGTGTTAACTTGGTTGATCCCAACTCTGTCCAGTCCTCAAGATCGATTTGATCCAAGCACATTTATTCTTG GCCCTGAAGAAGACTTGCCATGAAAAAATGGAATTGTCTGTCACGCTCCATCAGTTTTCAATTCAAGAAGTTGCCTTTTCCCTACAATACCAGTTCGTCCAGAAAAAGGCTACGTTTGGACTCATGCCGACACCTGCTGA
- the LOC131526081 gene encoding uncharacterized protein LOC131526081 isoform X2, whose product MDNRVHPDPAQRVSAKTGWLEFQSKNTDIEGQKKNYLKLFFRFLIISCVVSDSIIAVLQTITFISQRHGFVLYLCEQIFLMVFVLETLVKWYYGFKMFWRSRWNIMNLLINLTLFVGHRVTSDPDTFIVFRDEMGNTFWTLLYFSTFILSSGLMLSMFDAWIQGNFIVAQKQQAEQERLTVNALFKDSPLDAKLEAADMIHVEVVVKKLNKIKHQKPLRSGYTENLTVENYENLVIVMLAIQRNMDEYFTIKRELKKATVEEIKQHDQEITQLKETASLENMVNKEMATGDIISTIINLSNAHLLDTSTDSPHLNKSKILKAGEQAT is encoded by the exons ATGGACAACAGGGTACATCCCGATCCG GCGCAGCGAGTGTCAGCGAAGACTGGATGGCTGGAGTTTCAGAGCAAAAATACCGATATCGAAGGACAAAag AAAAACTACTTGAAGCTCTTCTTCCGTTTCCTGATAATAAGCTGTGTTGTAAGCGACTCCATAATTGCAGTCCTCCAAACAATCACATTCATTTCACAG AGACATGGATTTGTGTTATATTTATGTGAACAGATTTTTCTGATGGTCTTTGTACTGGAAACTCTGGTCAAGTGGTATTATGGCTTCAAGATGTTCTGGAGg AGCAGGTGGAACATCATGAACCTCCTGATCAACCTGACTCTCTTTGTGGGACACAGGGTCACCAGTGATCCCGACACATTTATAGTTTTCAG AGATGAAATGGGAAACACGTTTTGGACCTTACTGTACTTCTCTACATTCATCCTATCTAGTGGCCTAATGCTTTCAATGTTTGATGCTTGGATACAAGGCAATTTCATTGTAGCACAGAAACAGCAGGCTGAGCAAGAGCGTCTAACAGTTAATGCCTTGTTCAAG GACTCGCCACTGGATGCCAAACTCGAAGCTGCGGACATGATCCATGTGGAAGTGGTGGTTAAGAAACTAAACAAGATCAAGCATCAAAAGCCATTAAGGAGTGGCTATACAGAGAACCTGACTGTAGAGAACTACGAAAATTTAGTCATCGTCATGTTAGCGATACAAAGAAACATGGATGAATACTTCACCATTAAACGAGAGCTAAAAAA GGCTACAGTGGAGGAGATTAAGCAGCATGATCAGGAGATTACGCAGCTCAAGGAAACTGCCTCCTTGGAAAACATGGTCAATAAGGAGATGGCCACTGGAGACATAATCTCCACTATCATCAATTTAAGCAAT GCACATCTTTTGGACACCAGCACAGACTCACCACATCTCAACAAGAGCAAGATACTGAAAGCTGGTGAACAGGCAACCTAA
- the LOC131526081 gene encoding cation channel sperm-associated protein 4-like isoform X1 encodes MDNRVHPDPAQRVSAKTGWLEFQSKNTDIEGQKKNYLKLFFRFLIISCVVSDSIIAVLQTITFISQRHGFVLYLCEQIFLMVFVLETLVKWYYGFKMFWRSRWNIMNLLINLTLFVGHRVTSDPDTFIVFRCLRSVRLTLCICSMQEMDMTLKATVQSFSEMRIIIFISVVAILAFTVAGVDMFSTTLPSAFENLSLTFYTLFVCITQDSWIDTYKIIQEDEMGNTFWTLLYFSTFILSSGLMLSMFDAWIQGNFIVAQKQQAEQERLTVNALFKDSPLDAKLEAADMIHVEVVVKKLNKIKHQKPLRSGYTENLTVENYENLVIVMLAIQRNMDEYFTIKRELKKATVEEIKQHDQEITQLKETASLENMVNKEMATGDIISTIINLSNAHLLDTSTDSPHLNKSKILKAGEQAT; translated from the exons ATGGACAACAGGGTACATCCCGATCCG GCGCAGCGAGTGTCAGCGAAGACTGGATGGCTGGAGTTTCAGAGCAAAAATACCGATATCGAAGGACAAAag AAAAACTACTTGAAGCTCTTCTTCCGTTTCCTGATAATAAGCTGTGTTGTAAGCGACTCCATAATTGCAGTCCTCCAAACAATCACATTCATTTCACAG AGACATGGATTTGTGTTATATTTATGTGAACAGATTTTTCTGATGGTCTTTGTACTGGAAACTCTGGTCAAGTGGTATTATGGCTTCAAGATGTTCTGGAGg AGCAGGTGGAACATCATGAACCTCCTGATCAACCTGACTCTCTTTGTGGGACACAGGGTCACCAGTGATCCCGACACATTTATAGTTTTCAG ATGTCTGCGTTCAGTTCGTCTGACCCTGTGTATTTGTTCCATGCAAGAAATGGACATGACACTGAAAGCCACTGTGCAATCCTTCTCAGAGATGagaataatcatttttattagtgtgGTTGCCATTCTG GCTTTTACTGTTGCTGGGGTCGACATGTTCAGTACTACTCTTCCATCAGCCTTTGAGAATCTGTCTTTAACATTTTACACCTTGTTTGTCTGCATAACCCAAGACTCATGGATAGATACCTATAAGATAATACAAGA AGATGAAATGGGAAACACGTTTTGGACCTTACTGTACTTCTCTACATTCATCCTATCTAGTGGCCTAATGCTTTCAATGTTTGATGCTTGGATACAAGGCAATTTCATTGTAGCACAGAAACAGCAGGCTGAGCAAGAGCGTCTAACAGTTAATGCCTTGTTCAAG GACTCGCCACTGGATGCCAAACTCGAAGCTGCGGACATGATCCATGTGGAAGTGGTGGTTAAGAAACTAAACAAGATCAAGCATCAAAAGCCATTAAGGAGTGGCTATACAGAGAACCTGACTGTAGAGAACTACGAAAATTTAGTCATCGTCATGTTAGCGATACAAAGAAACATGGATGAATACTTCACCATTAAACGAGAGCTAAAAAA GGCTACAGTGGAGGAGATTAAGCAGCATGATCAGGAGATTACGCAGCTCAAGGAAACTGCCTCCTTGGAAAACATGGTCAATAAGGAGATGGCCACTGGAGACATAATCTCCACTATCATCAATTTAAGCAAT GCACATCTTTTGGACACCAGCACAGACTCACCACATCTCAACAAGAGCAAGATACTGAAAGCTGGTGAACAGGCAACCTAA